Proteins from a genomic interval of Rhodothermus marinus:
- a CDS encoding radical SAM protein, translating to MARPWPSYLALSREEWRRRVEQARAMLADCRACPRDCGVNRLEDRYAACKTGRYALVSSYFPHFGEEDCLRGWNGSGTIFFAHCNLRCVFCQNYDISQAIKPHKAPPGHPPEAIAAMMLELQELGCHNINLVTPEHVVPQIVEALAIAVEHGLRLPIVYNTSAYDRLESLRLLEGIVDIYMPDFKFWSAERSRRYMKAADYPEHARTAIKEMHRQVGDLELDDEGLARRGLLIRHLVMPGCLDETRAILEWIARELGPNTYINLMDQYYPAGRVNGMTFPELNRRLSPDEYAEALHIAAELGLHRLDRRRPHPRLLMKSPWFY from the coding sequence ATGGCGCGTCCCTGGCCGTCCTACCTGGCACTGAGCCGTGAAGAATGGCGGCGCCGCGTTGAACAGGCCCGCGCGATGCTGGCCGACTGCCGGGCATGTCCCCGCGACTGCGGTGTCAACCGGCTGGAAGACCGCTACGCCGCCTGCAAGACGGGCCGCTATGCACTCGTGAGCAGCTACTTTCCGCACTTCGGCGAAGAAGACTGTCTGCGAGGCTGGAACGGCTCGGGCACGATCTTCTTTGCCCATTGCAACCTGCGCTGCGTCTTCTGCCAGAACTATGACATCAGCCAGGCCATCAAACCGCATAAAGCGCCGCCGGGGCATCCGCCCGAAGCCATTGCAGCCATGATGCTGGAGCTGCAGGAACTCGGTTGCCACAACATCAACCTGGTCACGCCCGAGCACGTCGTCCCTCAGATCGTCGAGGCGCTGGCAATTGCCGTCGAGCACGGCCTGCGCCTGCCCATCGTTTACAACACCAGCGCCTACGACCGCCTCGAAAGCCTGCGCCTGCTCGAAGGCATCGTGGACATCTACATGCCGGACTTCAAGTTCTGGAGCGCGGAACGCAGCCGACGCTACATGAAGGCGGCCGACTATCCCGAGCATGCCCGCACCGCCATCAAGGAAATGCATCGGCAGGTGGGCGATCTGGAACTGGACGACGAAGGACTGGCACGCCGCGGCCTGCTCATCCGGCACCTGGTCATGCCCGGCTGCCTGGACGAAACGCGGGCCATTCTGGAGTGGATTGCCCGCGAGCTGGGCCCCAACACCTACATCAACCTGATGGACCAGTACTACCCGGCCGGACGCGTCAATGGCATGACCTTCCCCGAACTCAACCGTCGCCTGAGCCCTGACGAGTACGCCGAGGCACTGCACATCGCCGCCGAGCTAGGCCTGCATCGGCTGGACCGCCGCCGCCCCCACCCCCGCCTGCTCATGAAAAGCCCCTGGTTCTATTGA
- a CDS encoding Uma2 family endonuclease: MATAEQHGHRLAPVAELFPPQGHWTEADYFALPETNRYVELSEGCLVMPPHPTYTHQSVLQRLFLRLQAFVEANGLGIVRFAPLPVRLWPGKIREPDLFFIDRAHADRIGEQVCGVPDLVAEVLSPDTREVDRGEKFFEYARAGVREYWIVDPESRAIEVYVLRGHVYEPLGKFGPEETARSALLPGFEVPVNDIFAEINPKGQ; encoded by the coding sequence ATGGCGACTGCTGAACAGCACGGTCATCGGCTGGCACCGGTGGCGGAGTTGTTTCCGCCGCAGGGGCACTGGACCGAGGCGGATTATTTTGCCCTGCCGGAGACAAACCGCTACGTGGAGCTTTCGGAAGGCTGTCTTGTTATGCCTCCGCATCCTACCTATACGCATCAGTCGGTATTGCAGCGGCTATTTCTGCGGCTGCAGGCGTTCGTCGAAGCCAATGGTCTGGGAATCGTACGCTTTGCGCCGTTGCCTGTGCGCCTTTGGCCGGGGAAGATTCGGGAGCCAGATCTGTTCTTTATCGACCGTGCGCATGCCGATCGGATCGGAGAGCAGGTCTGCGGCGTGCCGGATCTTGTGGCGGAAGTGCTTTCGCCCGACACGCGCGAAGTGGATCGGGGCGAGAAATTCTTTGAATACGCTCGGGCCGGCGTACGGGAATACTGGATCGTCGATCCGGAAAGTCGCGCCATTGAGGTGTATGTGCTACGAGGGCACGTCTACGAGCCACTGGGCAAATTCGGGCCGGAGGAGACGGCCCGCTCGGCATTGTTGCCGGGTTTTGAGGTGCCGGTGAATGACATTTTCGCCGAGATAAATCCGAAAGGTCAATAG
- a CDS encoding TonB family protein, which translates to MKRNDWIGLLTSLVIHALVLLLLAFKHVQLTQVPPLGFIEVELGPWAEGRPVQQSEQPRPNEAAPEPQPETPQEETAALPEKTRPVELPETPPVQEEERINEPEETRVAPEPQNNPAEVKKPEPDEAAQPVRPQGGGQAEGTAGAATGNEGEGQEDQRSAPYLIEGLDRTLVQAPLPVYAEKVNAIIRVRIVVDPQGRVVQAIPLIKGNPALERAVLEALRRWRFNPLPPGVPPENQTGIITFRFRLE; encoded by the coding sequence ATGAAACGCAACGACTGGATCGGACTGCTGACCAGCCTGGTCATCCACGCACTGGTGCTGCTGTTGCTGGCCTTCAAGCACGTGCAGCTGACGCAGGTGCCCCCGCTGGGCTTCATCGAAGTGGAGCTGGGCCCCTGGGCCGAAGGGCGTCCCGTGCAGCAGTCCGAGCAGCCGCGGCCGAACGAGGCGGCTCCGGAGCCGCAACCGGAAACCCCACAGGAAGAGACGGCGGCCCTGCCGGAAAAGACGCGTCCGGTGGAGCTGCCCGAGACGCCGCCGGTTCAGGAAGAGGAGCGGATCAACGAGCCCGAAGAAACGCGTGTGGCGCCGGAGCCGCAGAACAACCCGGCCGAGGTCAAAAAGCCCGAGCCCGACGAAGCTGCACAACCCGTTCGGCCGCAGGGTGGCGGACAGGCCGAGGGGACGGCCGGAGCCGCTACCGGAAATGAAGGAGAAGGCCAGGAGGATCAGCGCAGCGCACCCTATCTGATCGAGGGGCTGGATCGCACGCTGGTGCAGGCGCCGCTGCCCGTCTATGCCGAGAAGGTCAACGCCATCATCCGCGTGCGCATCGTGGTCGATCCGCAGGGGCGTGTGGTGCAGGCCATTCCGCTGATCAAAGGCAACCCGGCGCTGGAGCGTGCCGTGCTGGAGGCCCTGCGGCGCTGGCGCTTCAATCCACTGCCGCCCGGCGTTCCGCCGGAAAACCAGACCGGCATCATCACCTTCCGCTTCCGGCTGGAGTGA
- the mtnA gene encoding S-methyl-5-thioribose-1-phosphate isomerase — MIPPLYWNDEAFRVDLLDQTLLPVEERWIPIETPEQMAEAIRKLRVRGAPAIGIAAAYGVVLALREPDSGPEDVLRAIELLRGTRPTAVNLFGALRRMKAVLEAYRHADRKTLRARLLAEARAIEEEDREAGRRLGAYGLELLKDGMRVLTHCHTGGVATSGYGTALAPFILGKERGVRLEAWVDETRPLLQGSRITAWELLKAGVPATLITDSMAAHVMQQGWVDAVIVGADRIAANGDVANKIGTYGLAVLARAHGIPFYVSAPVSTIDFETPSGKEIVIEERDPREITHGFGRQTAPEGIRVYNPAFDVTPAELITAIITDRGILRPPYPEALAALREQLEAETTPSAT; from the coding sequence ATGATTCCACCGCTGTACTGGAACGACGAAGCCTTTCGCGTGGACCTGCTGGACCAGACGCTCCTGCCCGTCGAGGAGCGCTGGATCCCGATCGAAACGCCCGAGCAGATGGCCGAGGCCATCCGGAAGCTCCGGGTGCGCGGGGCTCCGGCCATCGGGATTGCGGCGGCCTACGGCGTGGTGCTGGCGCTCCGCGAGCCGGACAGTGGTCCGGAAGACGTGCTGCGGGCCATCGAGCTGCTGCGCGGGACGCGCCCCACGGCCGTGAACCTGTTCGGGGCGCTCCGGCGCATGAAGGCCGTGCTGGAAGCCTACCGGCACGCCGACCGCAAAACGCTCCGGGCGCGGCTTCTGGCCGAAGCCCGGGCCATCGAGGAAGAAGACCGGGAGGCCGGCCGGCGTCTGGGTGCCTACGGACTGGAGCTGCTCAAAGACGGCATGCGCGTGCTCACGCACTGCCACACGGGCGGCGTGGCGACCTCGGGCTACGGTACGGCGCTGGCGCCGTTCATTCTGGGCAAGGAGCGGGGCGTCCGGCTGGAGGCCTGGGTGGACGAGACGCGTCCGCTCCTGCAGGGAAGCCGGATCACGGCCTGGGAGCTGCTCAAGGCGGGCGTCCCGGCCACACTGATCACCGACTCGATGGCCGCGCACGTGATGCAGCAGGGCTGGGTCGATGCCGTGATCGTCGGCGCCGACCGCATTGCAGCCAACGGCGACGTGGCCAACAAGATCGGCACCTACGGGCTGGCCGTGCTGGCCCGTGCGCACGGCATCCCGTTCTACGTGTCGGCACCCGTCTCCACGATCGACTTTGAAACACCTTCCGGCAAAGAAATTGTCATTGAAGAGCGGGATCCGCGCGAGATCACGCATGGGTTCGGGCGGCAGACGGCGCCCGAGGGCATCCGCGTTTACAACCCGGCGTTCGATGTGACCCCGGCCGAGCTGATTACGGCGATCATCACGGATCGAGGCATTCTTCGTCCACCGTATCCCGAAGCGCTGGCTGCTCTTCGGGAGCAACTGGAAGCGGAGACCACGCCGAGCGCAACCTGA
- a CDS encoding PorV/PorQ family protein → MFVSRKKAALWLLIGWSGLALPVAGQRVAKYGADFLAGGVGGRALGMGGAYVALAADVDATYWNPAGLSLLAYPEVAYMHAERFAGIVSFDYAALAWPISATSTLGIAFFRSGVNDIKNTLNAWDPVRNRPKPHAEEFIETFSAADYAFYFSYARLLGENLAVGLSAKVVRRAIGDFAEAWGYSVDAGARYRLGRFWLGVNVQDLSTMLQSWSINPDAFALETINPETGRPYTFEEAFGQELPEGGTYLVLPVLRLGSAYEQPLGMHRLVVAADVDVAFDGQRAYAVNVGDVSLHPRLGAEFWYRDVVALRAGVNRLAYSDRFGLELTPTVGAGVRLRHLTVDYSFGDFAGLASELGFAHRLAVRFVLARENWHRPDV, encoded by the coding sequence ATGTTCGTTTCGAGAAAAAAGGCGGCCCTCTGGCTGCTGATCGGGTGGAGCGGGCTGGCCCTACCGGTCGCCGGACAACGGGTGGCCAAGTACGGCGCCGACTTTCTGGCTGGCGGCGTGGGCGGTCGGGCGCTCGGCATGGGCGGCGCCTACGTGGCGCTGGCGGCCGACGTGGACGCCACCTACTGGAATCCGGCCGGTTTGAGCCTGCTGGCCTACCCGGAGGTCGCCTACATGCACGCCGAACGCTTTGCCGGGATCGTTTCGTTCGACTACGCGGCGCTGGCCTGGCCGATCAGTGCGACCTCGACGCTGGGCATTGCATTTTTCAGAAGCGGCGTCAACGACATCAAAAACACGCTGAACGCCTGGGACCCGGTGCGCAACCGCCCGAAGCCGCACGCCGAGGAGTTCATCGAGACGTTCTCGGCGGCCGACTACGCGTTCTACTTCAGCTATGCCCGCCTGCTGGGCGAGAACCTGGCCGTGGGACTTTCGGCCAAGGTGGTGCGCCGGGCGATCGGGGACTTCGCCGAAGCCTGGGGCTACAGCGTGGACGCAGGCGCCCGTTATCGGCTGGGACGCTTCTGGCTGGGCGTGAACGTGCAGGACCTTTCGACGATGCTCCAGAGCTGGAGCATCAACCCGGATGCGTTCGCGCTGGAGACGATCAACCCGGAGACCGGTCGGCCCTACACCTTCGAGGAAGCCTTTGGACAGGAACTGCCGGAGGGGGGCACCTACCTGGTGCTGCCGGTGCTCCGGCTGGGCTCGGCCTACGAGCAGCCGCTGGGCATGCACCGGCTCGTGGTGGCCGCCGACGTGGACGTGGCCTTCGACGGCCAGCGCGCCTATGCGGTCAACGTGGGCGACGTCTCGCTGCACCCCCGGCTGGGGGCCGAGTTCTGGTACCGGGACGTGGTGGCACTGCGGGCGGGCGTCAACCGCCTGGCCTACTCCGACCGCTTCGGACTCGAACTGACGCCCACGGTGGGCGCGGGCGTGCGGCTCCGGCATCTGACCGTCGATTACAGCTTCGGCGATTTTGCCGGACTGGCCTCCGAGCTGGGCTTTGCCCACCGGCTGGCCGTGCGCTTCGTGCTGGCCCGGGAAAACTGGCACCGCCCGGACGTTTGA
- a CDS encoding class I SAM-dependent rRNA methyltransferase, whose protein sequence is MRVVLKPGKDKLLRRGYPWVFANQIHRIEGRPQTGDVVEIAAADGTVYGLGFYHERSQIAVRFLTPDPEATIDAEFFRRRLERALALRKAAFGDSTHYRLVFSESDGLPGTIIDRYGEVLTWTCLCYGMEQRRDLILDLLEELLHPRAIVERNDNNLREKDGLPQQRGILRGRYDGPVEIVEDGVRFRVDVLEGLKTGFFLDQRLHRPVVARLARDRRVLDVFSADGGFGLMAAAYGAAHVHLLDISEPAMQRARENARLNGLDLSRLTFDVANALDRLGELVAQGATYDLIVLDPPAFAKSKRHLDDARRAYQRINISALRLLPPGGLLATASCSQALDEDEFLKIIHYSARRVGCGLRLLYRGTQPPDHPVLEAMPETHYLKFFLFQKMADEVPPVRQ, encoded by the coding sequence ATGCGTGTTGTCCTCAAACCCGGCAAAGACAAACTGCTGCGTCGCGGCTATCCGTGGGTGTTCGCCAATCAGATTCACCGCATCGAAGGACGCCCGCAGACCGGCGACGTGGTCGAGATCGCCGCGGCCGACGGCACCGTCTATGGACTCGGCTTCTATCACGAGCGCTCCCAGATTGCCGTGCGCTTTCTCACGCCCGATCCGGAAGCCACCATCGACGCCGAATTCTTCCGCCGTCGACTGGAGCGGGCGCTGGCACTCCGCAAGGCCGCCTTTGGCGACAGCACGCACTACCGCCTGGTCTTCAGCGAAAGCGACGGCCTGCCCGGCACGATCATCGACCGCTACGGCGAGGTGCTCACCTGGACTTGCCTCTGCTACGGGATGGAGCAGCGCCGGGACCTGATCCTCGACCTGCTGGAGGAACTGCTGCATCCCCGCGCGATCGTCGAGCGCAACGACAACAACCTCCGCGAGAAGGACGGCCTCCCTCAGCAACGGGGCATCCTGCGCGGCCGCTACGACGGACCGGTGGAGATCGTCGAGGATGGCGTGCGTTTCCGCGTGGACGTGCTCGAAGGACTCAAGACGGGCTTCTTTCTGGATCAGCGATTGCACCGGCCCGTGGTGGCCCGCCTGGCGCGCGACCGTCGCGTGCTCGATGTGTTTTCGGCCGATGGTGGCTTCGGCCTGATGGCCGCAGCATACGGCGCCGCCCACGTGCACCTGCTCGACATCTCCGAGCCGGCCATGCAACGCGCCCGCGAAAACGCCCGCCTGAACGGCCTCGACCTGTCGCGCCTGACCTTCGACGTAGCGAATGCCCTCGACCGCCTCGGCGAACTCGTTGCGCAGGGCGCCACGTACGACCTGATCGTGCTCGATCCGCCCGCCTTCGCCAAAAGCAAGCGGCATCTGGACGACGCGCGCCGGGCCTACCAGCGCATCAACATCAGCGCGCTGCGCCTGCTACCGCCCGGTGGCCTGCTGGCCACGGCTTCGTGCTCGCAGGCGCTCGACGAAGACGAGTTTCTGAAAATCATTCACTACAGCGCCCGCCGTGTCGGGTGCGGCCTGCGCCTGCTCTACCGGGGCACCCAGCCGCCCGATCATCCCGTTCTCGAAGCCATGCCCGAAACGCATTACCTCAAGTTCTTCCTCTTCCAGAAGATGGCCGACGAAGTGCCACCGGTCCGGCAGTGA
- a CDS encoding isoamylase early set domain-containing protein, translating to MIEKKKTSRGISVTFKLPADVAHESVSVVGDFNNWDPSAHPMRLYKNKGYWSKSIVLKPGTYQFRYFVDGERWVNDDQADGYTASPFFSENCLLHVE from the coding sequence ATGATCGAGAAGAAAAAGACGAGTCGGGGTATCAGTGTTACCTTCAAGTTGCCGGCCGACGTGGCGCATGAAAGCGTGTCCGTCGTGGGCGACTTCAACAACTGGGATCCGTCGGCCCATCCCATGCGCCTCTACAAAAACAAAGGCTACTGGAGCAAGTCGATCGTGCTCAAGCCCGGTACCTATCAGTTCCGCTACTTTGTCGATGGTGAGCGCTGGGTGAACGACGATCAGGCCGACGGCTACACCGCCAGCCCGTTCTTCAGCGAGAACTGCCTGCTGCACGTGGAATGA
- a CDS encoding serine hydrolase → MAGINLKRHLLIATGLLVVAIVVVVLRYRDTFGVMLDNLRAMREGRALAETLRSPQDLLAYLLDHPRQASLVVFDVTAPDSGLYFQPEVARPVAGLPRLLLLAGYAEAVAQGRLNPDEPIARQTLDRYVLPSLGAQVHTHALSLLPDTGDTLPLRQVVQLLLEGNDPAAHDYLLLRLGQASVATLPERLGVPLLESPRPLLGLFLSWHAIPALEGRRTEPFALTQAVVRDARLHDALATHLEQQGSGLSLWDQRDRAQATYPRGTAQGYAALLRRIATDSSAWGRTMRGYLERTLPDTLQTSLKVLAVESGLFPGLVSVAAYARRHDRPGVRVAVLLMDAVPMAVLYHLAQTRLEQGLVLQLLGDDAFFEQARGRLHTTAPLAQATGMGR, encoded by the coding sequence ATGGCGGGGATCAACCTGAAACGCCATCTGCTGATCGCCACCGGATTGCTGGTAGTGGCGATCGTGGTCGTCGTCCTGCGCTATCGGGACACCTTCGGCGTGATGCTGGACAACCTGCGGGCCATGCGAGAGGGTCGTGCGCTGGCCGAAACGTTGCGCAGCCCGCAGGACCTGCTCGCCTATCTGCTGGATCACCCGAGGCAGGCTTCGCTGGTGGTCTTTGACGTCACGGCGCCGGACTCCGGGCTCTACTTCCAGCCGGAGGTGGCGCGGCCGGTGGCCGGACTGCCCCGACTGCTGCTGCTGGCCGGCTATGCCGAAGCGGTTGCGCAGGGCAGGCTGAACCCGGACGAACCAATCGCCCGCCAGACGCTCGACCGGTACGTGTTGCCATCGCTGGGCGCGCAGGTGCACACGCATGCCCTCTCGCTGCTGCCGGACACCGGCGATACGCTCCCCCTGCGGCAGGTCGTGCAGCTCCTGCTGGAAGGCAACGATCCGGCCGCGCACGACTACCTGCTGCTGCGCCTGGGGCAGGCTTCAGTGGCCACGCTGCCGGAGCGACTCGGTGTCCCGTTGCTGGAATCGCCGCGGCCGCTCCTGGGGCTTTTTCTGAGCTGGCATGCCATCCCGGCGCTGGAGGGTCGCCGTACCGAACCTTTTGCACTGACGCAGGCCGTCGTGCGCGATGCACGTTTGCATGACGCGCTGGCAACCCATCTGGAGCAGCAGGGCTCTGGCCTGAGTCTGTGGGACCAGCGCGATCGGGCGCAGGCTACCTACCCCCGTGGTACGGCGCAGGGCTATGCCGCATTGCTCCGGCGTATTGCGACCGACAGCTCGGCCTGGGGACGCACCATGCGTGGCTACCTGGAGCGTACGCTACCCGACACGTTGCAGACCAGCCTGAAGGTGCTGGCCGTCGAAAGCGGGTTGTTTCCGGGGCTGGTCAGTGTGGCCGCCTATGCCCGACGGCACGATCGGCCCGGGGTGCGCGTGGCGGTGCTGTTGATGGACGCCGTGCCCATGGCCGTGCTCTACCACCTGGCCCAGACACGCCTCGAACAGGGACTGGTGCTGCAACTGCTGGGGGACGACGCTTTCTTCGAACAGGCCCGTGGACGCCTGCACACGACAGCACCCCTTGCGCAGGCTACCGGGATGGGCAGGTAA
- a CDS encoding sodium:solute symporter family protein gives MSIIGWTFFWVAITFAVYIGIAIWSRVKDTAGFYVAGQGIPSVANGAAVAADWMSAASFISMAGLISFMGYDGAVYLMGWTGGYVLLAVLLAPFLRKFGKFTVPDFVGERYYSNAARVVAAIAALFVSFTYVAGQMRGVGVVFSRFLQVDIVWGVIIGMAIVSLYAVLGGMKGITWTQVAQYTVLIIAYLIPAFAIAYTLTGIPLPQLALGKVLPRLDQLQYELLGNFYSQPFKGSWDMLNVFCVTFALMAGTAGLPHVIVRFYTVRRVVDARWSAFWALFFIGLLYLTAPAVAMFARYYILNAFSELGPTGMLDLSWVQNWAQTGLIRTSEWSEGMTAAALLSTIDRDIIVLATPEIANLSAWVVGLVAAGGLAAALSTASGLLLVIGSAMAHDIYGQIINPSAPDHVKLTVARVMIFLGVIIAGLLGIFPPGFVAEVVAFAFGLACSSFFPVIVLGVFWKRCTKEGAIAGMLTGLLFTFTLIVLMRADRVLGLEEPILSSFLGINAQGVGTIGMILNFIVTILVSLRTPPPPKEVQTLVEQIRYPRVLRAEELESA, from the coding sequence ATGAGCATCATTGGTTGGACTTTCTTCTGGGTGGCGATTACGTTCGCCGTCTACATCGGAATCGCCATCTGGAGTCGCGTGAAGGACACGGCCGGGTTCTACGTGGCCGGGCAGGGCATTCCGAGCGTTGCCAACGGCGCGGCCGTGGCCGCCGACTGGATGAGTGCGGCCAGCTTCATCTCGATGGCGGGGCTGATCTCTTTCATGGGCTATGACGGGGCCGTCTACCTGATGGGATGGACGGGCGGTTACGTGCTGCTGGCCGTGCTGCTGGCGCCGTTCCTGCGCAAGTTCGGGAAGTTCACGGTGCCCGACTTTGTGGGCGAACGCTACTACTCCAATGCGGCCCGTGTGGTGGCGGCCATCGCGGCCCTGTTCGTCTCCTTTACCTACGTGGCCGGGCAGATGCGCGGCGTGGGCGTCGTCTTCAGCCGCTTTCTACAGGTGGACATCGTCTGGGGCGTGATCATCGGTATGGCGATCGTCTCGCTCTACGCCGTGCTGGGCGGTATGAAAGGGATCACCTGGACGCAGGTGGCCCAGTACACCGTGCTGATCATCGCCTACCTGATCCCGGCCTTCGCCATTGCCTACACGCTGACGGGTATTCCGCTGCCGCAGCTGGCGCTGGGCAAAGTGCTGCCGCGGCTGGACCAGCTTCAGTACGAGCTGCTGGGCAACTTCTACAGCCAGCCCTTCAAGGGGAGCTGGGACATGTTGAACGTCTTCTGCGTGACGTTCGCCCTGATGGCCGGAACGGCCGGCCTGCCGCACGTGATCGTGCGCTTCTACACGGTGCGGCGCGTGGTGGATGCCCGCTGGTCGGCCTTCTGGGCGCTGTTCTTCATCGGATTGCTGTACCTGACGGCGCCGGCTGTGGCCATGTTCGCCCGCTACTATATCCTGAACGCGTTCAGTGAGCTGGGGCCGACGGGCATGCTCGATCTGAGCTGGGTCCAGAACTGGGCGCAGACCGGCCTGATCCGCACGAGCGAGTGGAGCGAGGGCATGACGGCGGCTGCGTTGCTCAGCACGATCGACCGCGACATTATCGTGCTGGCCACGCCGGAGATCGCCAACCTGTCGGCCTGGGTGGTCGGGCTGGTGGCGGCCGGTGGTCTGGCCGCAGCGCTATCGACGGCCTCGGGCCTGCTGCTGGTGATCGGCTCGGCCATGGCGCACGACATCTACGGCCAGATCATCAACCCGAGCGCCCCCGATCATGTGAAGCTGACGGTGGCCCGCGTGATGATTTTCCTTGGTGTGATCATTGCCGGGTTGCTGGGCATCTTCCCGCCGGGCTTCGTGGCTGAGGTGGTGGCCTTTGCCTTCGGCCTGGCCTGCTCCAGCTTCTTCCCGGTCATCGTACTGGGCGTGTTCTGGAAGCGGTGCACCAAGGAAGGGGCCATCGCCGGCATGCTGACCGGCCTGCTCTTTACGTTTACGCTGATCGTGCTGATGCGGGCCGACCGCGTGCTCGGCCTCGAGGAGCCGATCCTGAGCAGCTTCCTGGGCATCAACGCGCAGGGCGTGGGCACGATCGGTATGATCCTGAACTTCATCGTGACGATTCTGGTCTCGCTCCGCACGCCGCCGCCTCCGAAGGAGGTGCAGACGCTCGTGGAGCAGATCCGTTATCCGCGCGTGCTGCGCGCCGAAGAGCTGGAGTCGGCCTGA
- a CDS encoding DUF4212 domain-containing protein, producing the protein MAQMDRKTYWREVRKRTAWLLVIWFIVGYVLSIFLVEPLNTLKIAGVPMGFWMAQQGSIMIFILLILAYAIMMGKLDRAAGVEEDAGTTAPPSQAH; encoded by the coding sequence ATGGCGCAAATGGACCGCAAAACGTACTGGCGGGAAGTGCGCAAGCGTACCGCCTGGCTGCTGGTCATCTGGTTCATCGTCGGGTACGTGCTGAGCATCTTTCTGGTCGAACCGCTCAACACGCTGAAGATCGCCGGCGTCCCGATGGGGTTCTGGATGGCCCAGCAGGGCAGCATTATGATCTTCATCCTGCTGATTCTGGCTTACGCCATCATGATGGGTAAGCTGGACCGGGCGGCCGGTGTCGAGGAAGACGCCGGCACGACGGCACCCCCCTCGCAGGCGCACTGA